The Patescibacteria group bacterium nucleotide sequence GGGGCAGGTTCATGTTGAGCAATTGATGACGTTTGATCCATTGTATGTGTTTTTACCATATGGCGTGGCGCTATTCGCTTTGAGTGCGGCGTCAGCAATACCGGACGCGGTTGACGAAATTGACAACAAGAAGAAACTAAACAGCGCGATTACCTGGGGTATCGCGATACCTATAATTGTCTATATCATTTTTACACTGGTCGTGGTGGGGGTGAGTGGCGCCGGTACGACCGAAGGCGCGATGACTGGGTTGGCACCTTATCTCGGTGAGGGAATAGTTATCGTTGGATCGCTGCTAGGAATTATGACCATGAGCTTGGCCTTCATGAACCTGGGCATGGTATTGAAGGAGATCTATCATTTTGATCTCGGTCTACCGAATACCGCCGCTTGGTTAGCGGCCATATTACCACCCCTGGTTGTGTTCGCGCTCAAGCTAACCTCCTTTGTGTCTACAATTGCCTTTGTTGGCGGGGTAATGTGCGGCGTTGATGCCATAATGATTTTGCTTATGTGGCAGCGCGCTCGGCACATAGGCAAACGAAAGCCGGAATGCGTGATAAATATTCCTCATGCGGTACAATTTGTCATTATGGTAATATTCGGCGCCGGCATAGCCTACGAATTGTATTATCAGTTTATGGCTTAAGGAACATTTCAAAATTATCAAATCTAAAAGAACGGGGCTCTCGAATAGAGAGTTATTTTTGAATATTTATGGATTAGGAGAGAGCGTCACGCTGGACGTATCGTGAAATGTGGGTGTTAAGGTTTTGCGGAAGCCGATCCGGTCGGGAGCGTTTTTGCCTGATCCCCACATCTCACCCCAAAAGACGGTATATTCACCAAAGCGGTCATTGATAGCGTCTACGGCGCTGGAAATTTTGTTGGCGTGGTTTGGGTTGGCAAAGAGCGCCATTTGCGAGCTGGGTGGCACCAGGTCGAATACCGCCACCGACAGCTGTAATATTCGCCGCCGATGGTTACGAGCAGCGAACAGCTTGAGTGTTTCCTGATAGATTGCCCAGCTGCCACTGATCGGAACGGGCAGCCGCCGATGGGTTCCTCGGCCGCCATCGGATTCTTCGTGCCACCATAGGTTCAAGCCGCATGCCAACAAACCCA carries:
- a CDS encoding aromatic amino acid transport family protein, giving the protein MKKNKSYFGAISIIIGTAVGAGIFALPYAFAKAGYLVGALYLVVLGSVSIILIRAYTEVVLRTPKRHQIVGYVRAYLGKRARAVSLASFVVGITGALVAYTIQVGRFLQAVLGSALGGDASTYSYIFIAAMAVVVFFGLGLIGRIEKYLVVVLLAIVGVIAFKGMGQVHVEQLMTFDPLYVFLPYGVALFALSAASAIPDAVDEIDNKKKLNSAITWGIAIPIIVYIIFTLVVVGVSGAGTTEGAMTGLAPYLGEGIVIVGSLLGIMTMSLAFMNLGMVLKEIYHFDLGLPNTAAWLAAILPPLVVFALKLTSFVSTIAFVGGVMCGVDAIMILLMWQRARHIGKRKPECVINIPHAVQFVIMVIFGAGIAYELYYQFMA